Within the Vigna angularis cultivar LongXiaoDou No.4 chromosome 10, ASM1680809v1, whole genome shotgun sequence genome, the region TCTACTATCTTGTGCATCTGATCGGAATCCTTAGGGAGACTAGACTCTATCAGAaataagcatatatatatatagtaagtCCTTATATAAGTTGTGTTGCTAGCTGTGCCACATAGTTGAGACAAAATATGTCTACCTCTTGCGTTTCGACTTCAAAGAGGTAACCGATTGAGAATTGCTGTGCCAGTTGCGTTTCCTTTGATTGATGAACCAATTATTAATTTGCTTCAGCTGCAACCCTGTCTCCTCCACAAGTTTTGCCTTGTCATCTTCCTGAAACAAAGCAAAATCAATCAGTCAGAGGTCATTAATGTATCATTGATAACATGCCAATGATACATCATAGATGTCACAAATAGCAGAATCTTAGCAATGTTGGGGTATGACATATGAACTCTTTCTTAGCAAAGAAACAACGTTGTGGACGCATGCATAAGTTGATACTAGAATTGATTTCAAGGAAAcacaaaattatgaaaatattgatTACACGCAAGATGAAAGGAACATGATGAGAAGGTGTTCACTTACAGTAGGATAAGGCCACTTTGCATGTTGCTGCCACCAATTCTTTAACACAGAAGTTGTGTCACCTGGTAATTTCCCAGCTCTACGTTTCCTTAATATTTCCTCCCTGACATCTTCAATTCTTGACTTGAAACCCTGCAGAAAGTAAAACTGGTTGGTGATTCAAACTTACTGAAAATATTAAACCACATGTAAAGTGCAAGAACAGGTAGCATGTATATATATTGAGTACAAGAATGACCTGCTTCAGCTCAATCTTTAGTTCCTGACGAACTCTCTCCATCAGTGACCTTTCAGATTCTGTAGGAAGTAAGGGACCAAATCCCATCATGTCATGCCCTTCAGCGCTGGATTGATCCAAAGAAAAATCCATCTGTaactcatcttcatcatctgaCATTGTTGCACCAGTTCCTTCTCCCAGACTCACTCCTGAAATATGATTAAACAGCATTCCATATGACTAAATTTTGAGAATGTAACGACAAAAACAACTtcagaaatatattttcacaCATCACACAACGTAATGGCTAAATACATGGAAAAGAGGGTAGTCAAAGCATAGTATATGGTTGATAAAACTCTTGTTCAATACTCCAAATATTTTTCTCTGACATCTTGGGATCATCTTCTTCTACATAGAAATTACACTTAAGAAGTAATTAGTCTTACAAAGGAAATTTGTTTTGGCTGGATTTAATGTGCTAGAGCAGAAGATGCATGGCATAAATTTTGGGTGGCAACTTGGtgatttgaaattgaaagtgCAGATGAGGGAGAGAAGTGAAGATAGAAGGGCCCCTTTGGTTTGTCAGTGGAACAATGACGGGTCTGAATAGTGCCAAAATGTTTGACACATCTTAATCATACATAAAAGCATGCAATAAAGTTAGTTGCCGATAACATCAATAATGGACTAATCAtctatttttaatcataattcaGGGATGACATTGACCAGGCGAATtcaagttaattattttatcctaAAGTGAGTAATACTTTGAAGATATCCTAAAGGGACAGTTGAATATCTCTTCTTTATCCCACTTAATACGCCATATGTGCAGTCATATCATCCATAATTATCAGCTGCACGTTAGTTGGATatcaaaataaccataaaaattCCTCATATCTACTACTACCATATCTCCTTAAACCAGAAAATTTCTCCATATAGTTTTCTAATATTGAAAGAAATCCTTCATGTATCTACCACCTATGCAAAGCTTTTAACAGGTGTAATACTTGAATTACActgaaaaagtaatttttagttGAGTTTTTTTCAGTCCGTTATAGACTACTATTTTTAGTTTCAAATCGACACTTTTCTTATTCTTAATCTTTACACTAATTGAGTTGAATTATGTTCGAACCAATTCATTGCTTCtaataacatgttttaaataaaatattcaaaatattgcAAAGCTACTAATTTGTTACTACTAATTCCAAATAAGGTAAGCTCTTATCAGGTTTACGAAATCTAACTTATCTATATATTTTGTGTTTTGATGTTGTATAGCTAAATACAACAACACTTTcatgttgttatttttttcatttttgaactGTCATGAAATAAATCAGTTCAGCAAATGTAGCAGTTCAATGTTCAAAACTAAactgacaatttttttattatagaccCTTAGCTTTTCTAATTTGCTGGATCtgaaaatttcaattcaatccAACTAATTTTTCCCACTCCTACTCTTGGCAATACTTAATGCGCTCTATTGAATTCAAGTGATagtttttccaactcaactaaACTAACCACTGATACACCCTGGTACAATTAATTCATACATAACCATTGAAATATTTCCAaagaaacaaaatcataaaaaaaataaagacttaatgtaatataattggAGTAAAATTCAATTCCTAACATGTAAAAATTACAAGAGCAAAACAACTATTCAACAATCACTACTAAAAGAGGCTTTTTAAAATCATGGTATTTGGTATATTAgtaacaataaatttaataaaacaatttaaattgtCTCAAGGATAATCAATAAAAGAGTGTCAAATGGAGTGTTCTAAGaatacaagttaaaaaaattaatataatgaaaatgttattaaaaactACTGTTAAATATATTGCTaatatttttctacaaaaatttcaattctttatTTTAGCAGTCTTCTAAAGCATGTATTATATGAAATGTTCAATTggttaattatttacattagcTCTACATATATTGTTCCAAAGCTATCACAAgtaacaagattttttttttcaaaatactgtttataaattaataaaaaaagtaacgTTTCTTATTTAACTAATTCATAAGTTAATacgtaaaaattaattttaaccatAAGAACTTAGtgtttaattataataactaGACCCTAAATAGTTCCCACTGTTAATGCAACTAACTGAATGGTGGATTGTAATAACAAGGCCGGAAAAACAGAAAGACACgttcaaatatcaaatattaaataaagatcAACCCTTTGGTTAATCCTTCATCAACCTTCAGATTAACACACATTTATAGTacgaaaaatataaataaagaagcTTTTATACTGAATAAATAATATACTGTAATCGAAGATATTTTATAGTGTCGTATAACTACAATTCATAAACTccgatttttaattaatattaagtattttaaattttctatcgATCTATGATTGATTGACTAAACTCGTATTGAATTATTTGTAAGAGTAAATGTTGTGATATAAAGCTTCGAATGTAATTTTCAGCTTCGGGTGCGTTTGCTTATGCGTTATAGACACAGGCCAGCTGGTTATTAGAACGCAGCATGCAGTTCCATGGAAGCATGTTCAATAACATAGGATCCTTTTAAGAAAgagttttgatatttttctcaCTCGTTTCTTTAAATGTTTTCCTTCCTTTTATTttgtctattatttttatataatttaacactcttcatcttttttattctcTCAAATCCTTTCTCCACCTATCTCAAACCCTTATACATAAGATGGCGAcatatttttaatgataatcAACTTAATGTTTTTAGTCctatatatgtttttctctAGTACATCAACTTGTGAATTCTTCTCTCTTTACCCTTCCTATCCTATCTATTCTATTTTCTTTCATCTCAGCAAATATATTATGTGTGAACTATCAGTACTGAAACATGATGCAGATTGACAAGAAACTCATGTGGGATCTTTATATGGCAGGGAAAACAAACTAGGAAGGCTCCAAAATCTCTAATTTCTACTGTTTAAAATCATTGTCATCTCCTACAATTAAATACTTTGTCAGGAGATGTTTAAAATCATTCCAATGTTTAAAACAAGCTAATTAATTTGTCTCATTTCCCATCCCCCACTTCCATACTTGATTTAATCAAATacttacaaatataaatatacaagtaaaatagtaaaacaagATGGTGTAAGAAATCTTACTGAAAGTTGCATTATAgggataaaaatatatatataggagATCCTTTCTGGAAGAAAATAATTGGGTCACGGCATTATAGGTTGTTGGCAGTGAGTGACATAGTGGGAGAAGAGGGTCTACCATTCCTCACCAAACTAACTAACTCTTCTCATTGCCATTTGTGTACACTCCACCAGATAACATTTCTAGACCCTACCACTCCATTCCTTAATCTAATTAACTCGACAACAGAAacttttacaaaagaaaaaaatatgtataccATTATTATGTACCTTCTTTCCTTTCTGCTAAATCGCGTAAATcacaagaaacaaaaaatgCTTTCACACGCTCagaaaattaacattaattaactCCTCACAAAAAATGGCAACATCATACGTcgtttttttatcaatatgGATGATGATTTTCTTCTATAAGAAATGGTAGATAAAAAAATGGAGTAAgaggagataaaaaaaaatagagtttaCTGGTAAATAAATACCTGTGAGAGCTTGTAAGGTATTTTCGATATCGCGGCAGGCCATGACAGCCTCAACGGCGTGGACTCTGACATGTTGCTGAAGTTGTTCTTTGAAAGTACACAAAACTATCAAATACTGTGCCTGCGGTGGTAACAGCAAACAAGAGGGATCCATGAAATTGTGTATATgtgagaaagaaaataacaatattgTTTGTTCGGTTTATTTACCAGGAAGTTGTCGAGTTCTTGGCGGTCATTGGGGGAGAGAGAGTGGGTATGGTGAGAGACATAAGATCGTAGAAGATGGTGAGAGTGAGATAGCTGAGCATCGATGAGAGGAAGTTGGTCGATGGGAGTGGCCACACGGAGGCATGCGACGTGTGCAGCCAGGAGCTGCTCGTACAGCGGATGTGTGGCTATCTCCGCCTTCAGTTGACGGTGGTGATCGCCGGAGACCTCGCCGCTTAACCCGCCCATCATTCCCAGTCTCGGTTCTTgcattttctcaatttttagagagaaagagaagcgCGATGGATGGATTGATAAAGGCAGAGCAGAATAATATAGGGCAGGCAGAAGGCAgagggaaaaaaaagaaaaaagagcgAGGTTGAGGACCACCCTATTCGGTAATAGGTTGTGTGTAAAATTGTAAATGATGATTTtcagagatagagagagagaaagaagcaGAGTACAGAGTGCACAGAGTTGTATCGTTTTCGGTGTATATAGGGATCTGAGACACAACTTTCTGCAGGACCTCTGATAAAAACAAAGATTTTACATACACAGAGAAAGAGGGTGAAGCAAAGGCATTAAACACGGTTGATTTCTGCGCTGTGCCTTgtgttgtgtgtttgtgtgAGAGAGATTgaagttttgttttctttatttaagagagagagagaatagaaagaggaagagagacAGAGAAAAGAGTAAGCTGCGGAATCATTACTATGAAAGGGGATGGAAGCGAGGtcagaaaaagaagataaagctGCTTCTGTCACCTGACACCttcatttctttttcctcttcttttatttatttttttttattcttttttattttttatctggAACAGTAATGGATTTTTAGGCTAAGGTACTTTGATTTGATTGGCGACGATGGTTTGGGTTTATCACACCTATCACcaccaaagaaaaaaatctgtgcctttaaaagtaaaagagataaCAAACAGACAAAACAATTAGGTACTTCAAGGACTCTGctaaaactttgtttaaacaTGTCAAacacttttcattttcatcatgCTTTTCACTTACATTCCCATCTTCTTTCCAATCCTTCTTCAAATACATTTAATCATTAAATTTACGTCATACGCCCTTCGTGTATCACAATTGTTGTACCAAAATTTCAATACAAGAAAATTTAtcacaattatttaaaaaaaaaaaaagggtataAAGAGAATGAAGTAAGCCCTGTGGAAGTATTGCCTCATGCATGTACGAAACTTGTAGGACACTTTATACCAATCCACATGCTTGCTTCTTCAATGTTAGATGTCAAAGTTAACATAATTTGTAAAAcattaataaacatatatttttccttCTGTCTCCTTATAAACGGTTCTCAGAGTAATTTTCCCTCAACAACAAGACCAACATGTTTCATCTATTGCGATCACAAAAAAACTTCATACTACATTTTTAGGCTTCCAAACAGAACACAGAATTAACTGTTCCTGAATTATGAACATGTGCGTCGCAGTTTTTCGGCCTCATCAAAATCATCAAACTGCCAAACATTACTTTATATTATTTCCATTAATTAAATCAGACGTCTTAAAAAAAACGATCCGCTTTAAGCAATGTGGGTAACCGTAACTGCTTCTGTGTTGTGTATGGGTGAAGCCTTACAGTTATTCTATTGTTGTCACACACCAATAATGTTAGttgtagaaataaaattatgatcttgtttttacataaataaatttaggtCAGATTTAATGCGTATTCTGAAATTTAACGGCACgataaacttttcattttttttttgttcgcTGTATCAACATTTTAATTATACGAAACAAATCACCGACAGCGCAGTTATCAGTTTGTTTAACTTATACTTTATGTTTATTTCATAATTGAAGAGTAATTTTATTCGACAACTAGTTACGcgtattaaaaataagatattattattaattaaagtaattagTGGGGAGGGCAAAATTCAACCACAGTTAGTTGTACCAAATAGAAAAGGAAACAATTAGTTATAATAATatgatgttttaaattaattaaccGACGATATTGAATACATAGGCAACAGCAAAagatgtatattaaaaaaaaagtgaagctccactgcagaaaagaaaaaaaaaagatgtgaCCAACCttcatttaagtttaattttgttaGTTGTTCATAAAGTGGGTCGAAGGTTGAGGTGTCAATGTTTGGTTCTGAGAATTGGTGATCTTCCATCTTCTTTACTTGTATAGATATATTGCAGATTTAGGAGGCTGAAATCAAAGAAAAGGACAGTGTTTATGTTCTGTAAGCAACCTCTTTCTTTAAACGCACCACCAACTTTCACTATAAACATTTTCGCAtcataatcataaatatttttttccattaattatctaaattttattttctgattttcaCAAGAGAGCAAAACGAGTCACGGAAGTCTTCACAGACAGAAatttgtggtttttttttttttttgtctactTTAGAAAACTGGTGGTTgaatcatgaaaaagaaaagggataAAATGCATAAAgcaaatgcaaagaaaaaatcatataaaaaatctGAAATGAATATTCTTTTTACTTTGTCTCTGATTACTTTTGTTTGAAGAGTACGTGTTGCGTGCAAAAGAAGGAAGCATTTTATCCATAACATTAGAATCAAAACCCTTTCGAGCCACAATCTCGTATCTACCAATTTCTCCATTTATGTAACCTCTTTCTTTTCGCCACaagaataaaatcaaaaacATAATTCTAATTTCACCTTGTTTCGTTAAAAGAAGATAGTATGCCCTTTagacatttttatatattaattattaaaaattatcatttttatgaac harbors:
- the LOC108335839 gene encoding homeobox protein HD1, yielding MQEPRLGMMGGLSGEVSGDHHRQLKAEIATHPLYEQLLAAHVACLRVATPIDQLPLIDAQLSHSHHLLRSYVSHHTHSLSPNDRQELDNFLAQYLIVLCTFKEQLQQHVRVHAVEAVMACRDIENTLQALTGVSLGEGTGATMSDDEDELQMDFSLDQSSAEGHDMMGFGPLLPTESERSLMERVRQELKIELKQGFKSRIEDVREEILRKRRAGKLPGDTTSVLKNWWQQHAKWPYPTEDDKAKLVEETGLQLKQINNWFINQRKRNWHSNSQSVTSLKSKRKR